Part of the Methanoregula sp. UBA64 genome, AGGCCCATCTCTTTTCCAAGGCGTTCCAGGTGATAAAGCGGGGTGCCCCCTTCGTGCAGGGAGACCGGCTCAATGTGGACCGGCAGCAGTTCTTTGTATCTCCACACCGAGAGCGGGCGGGCGTTCCAGGTCGAACGCTTTACGTTGATCTCATCGAGAGGATATTTCACGGCCAGCAGGTGGTCGCATTTTTTACAGTTATAGATGATCTCGTCTGCGGGGTAAGTCTCGCCGCAGTGGACGCATACGAGATGGTACATGGTCACGTATTGGTTTTCCGGCTACATATAGGCGCACGTTATCGGGAGTCCGGCCCGTGCTGCCCTCTCATGAGGGAGACATACAGGGCATCCTTTCGGTCGTCGTTTACCGGGAACTCCTGCCGCACGGTCTCTGCAAAGGCGGGGTCGATATCGTAGAAAAGGAGTTCTTCCCCCGGCCCGGCCCGGGCAATGATAGTCCCGTGCGGATCGGCGGTCATGGACGAACCGCTGTACCGGTCAACCGGGGTGGTCCCGGTGGTATTAACCCCGACAACGTACATCTGGTTCTCCGCTGCCCGCGACTGGATGAAGAGCTCCCAGTACCGTATCCGGTTCTCCGGCCATGCAGCGGGAACGATCACCGCATGGACTCCCTCGCTCCTGTACAGCCGGAAGAGCTCGGGGAAGCGGAGGTCGTAGCAGATGGCAAGGCCGAACCGGGCTCCGCGTACGGAAAATGTTGCCAGCCCGGTGCCGGGAGAGAATGCCCGGTCCTCGTGGCCTGGCGTGAAGAGATGGATCTTGGAGTACTGTGCGAGGAGTTCTCCCTCACTTCCGATGGCGACAACCGTATTTTTCGGTTTTGGTACAGCCGCTTCGCGGAACGAGCCGATTATGGCGATCGAATAGTTCTTTGCCAGGCGCCGGAGGCCGGTTACCGCGGGGCCGGTGATCTCCTCGCAGTTCTGTGAGGATTTCGGATCCCAGCCGGTAAGGTGCTGTTCGGGAAATGCAACAAGACCGGCCCCTGCCCGGGCAGCCTCCGAAATACGCTGTTCTGCCTGTATCAGGTTTTTTTCCGGGGATTCCCAGACACCAGCGGTCTGGACGCTGCAGCATCGCATTGTTCGGAGATATTCAGGCCTTATTCCTGGATCTTTGATCAACGAACAGGATCACGACCGAACCAAGGACGACAAGGACGATGGCGGTAAATAGTAAAAACGGCGTCAGGGTATGCAGGTACCCGAGGAGCATTGCAGCAATGATAATCCCTGCAGCGATGATACTGCACCCGACAAGCACCAGACAGATTGTTGTAATATCCCATTCAGCCATCAGGAACCTCCCATCAGCGGGAATGCCGTCTTGATCCCCGTGATCACGAACTGCACCGCAATGGCGATAAGCAGCATGCCCAGCAGCCGGTTGATGACCCGGTACTGCCGCTGGCCAACCTTCTTTATAATATAGTCTGCGTTCCGCATCATCAAATAGGTAATCCCCACCGCAACCAGGACCGACGCGAGGATAACCAGCCAGGGGAGGGAAAAGATCCCTGCCGATTCGTTCGAGAGCACGATAACGGTGGTGATGGCACCGGGCCCGGCGATCATCGGGATCGCGAGAGGCATGACTGCCACGTCCTCGCTGTCCTGAGATTCGTATTTTTCGGTTGCCGTCATTTTTGTACGGGACGTCTTTGCGTAGACCATCTCCATACCGATCCCAAAGAGCAGGATCCCGCCGGCAATCCTGAACGCCTCAAGAGAGATCCCGAATACATTGAGAACGATAGTGCCGGCAACACTCACCAGAACAAGGATGATCAGCGCAATCGTACAGGACTCACGGATAATCTGCATCTTTACCGGCGTTTCAAGAGTCGACGTCAGGGAGATGTAGGTAAGCGTTGCCCCGAGGGGATTGACGATAATGAGGATGGATGAAAGGCACAGCAGGGAGAAACTGATCATATCGCCGGCCATGATGAAAAGACGGTGTTAATCGCTAATAGAGATTATGGTAAAAAAAGCGTATTCATTCATACAGCACGGATTCATCGATCCGTGTGTAGGTGAATACTTCCGCGGGTTTGAAATGAATGCCGATCTCGCGTGCAGCACTCTCGGGCGAATCGGAGGCATGGATCACATTCCTGCCGATGTCAATCCCGAGATCGCCGCGAATGGTACCGGGTGCCGCTTCCTGCGGGTTGGTGGCACCGATAACCTTTCTCACGATCGCGACAACGTTCTTTCCTTCCCAGACCATCAGGAAGCACGGGCCTCCCATGATGTACGATTTCATCGAAGGGAAGAACGGTTTGGACAAGTGTTCCTTGTAATGCTCGTTCACCCGTGCATCGGACAGCTTCTCGAACCTGGCTGCCACGAGCTTGAGGCCTTTTGCCTCAAGCCGGGTGACGATCTCGCCGACAAGGCCGCGCTGGACCCCGTCCGGCTTGACCATCACAAAGGTGCGATCCATAAAGAATCACTCCTTTTTTGTGCCTTTCTGTCCTGCCGCAGTCCATTCAACCCGGCGGGGCACCCTGCCCAGCTTGTGGTTGTTCTGGCACTTGGTGCTGCAGAAATAGAAGATCGTGCCGTCTTTCTTGATAAACATCTTACCGGTGCCCGGCTCAAGCTGTGCACCGCAGAAACTGCAGATGTGCTGTTCGACCAAGATCTTCACCTTCTCGACAGTTTCTTTGCCTCGCGCTCGGTCTCGAGGAGCATGATAACGTCTCCTTCCCGGATGGGTCCGACCGTGTTGCGGGTGATAATGCGCCCCTTGTTGTTGCCATCAAGGATACGGCATTTGACCTGCATCGCTTCCCCGTGCATGCCGGTGGAACCGACGACCTCGATGACTTCAGCGGGCGTTGCGTCGTCTGCCATGATCGCACCTTATGCCTTTAAGGCAACCAGCTGTTTTGCGAGATCCTCGATCACTTCTTTTGCCTTGCCGGGCTTGACGATTGCAGCTGCTGCAGAGCCGACGTCAAGGCCGCTTGCGGCACCGATATCGTTCTGTTTGTTGATGAAGATATACGGGATCTTCTTTTCGTCGCACAGCGGTGCAAGGTGCATGACGATCTCTGCGGGTTCGACGTCAGCGCCGATTAAAACGAGCAGTGCGGCACTGCGTTCAATGGCTTTTGTTGCCTCGTTTGAACCCTTCTTGATCTTTCCGGTGTCTCTTGCAACTTCAAGGGCTTCAAGCGCCTTGTTCTGGAGCTCCTCGGGAGCCTCGGTTTTAACGTAGCCTTTTGCCATAACTCACCTCATTCAGGGGTCTTTTTGCCCCTTCATTACTCATCAGTAGCAGTGATGCAGCCATATCATTTCGTCAGGTGGAGAAATAAATGTTTGTAAACGGCAGGGTAAGTTAGCGGGTCCTGCCGGAACCCTCGCGGTGGTTTTGTGCAGCTTTCAGGCAAGCCGGTAAATCACCGTATCGCTGTCGGAGTACACGGGGATAAGTCCCTCGTGCGGAAGATCCACGGTATACTTCTCCCGTTCGGATTCCCCGACATAGAGCAGGGTGGCGTTATATTTTTTCATAAGGGGGACCGTCTTGTCAGGATCTTCGTAGATTGTTTTTATGTCGGCCAGCCGCGAGCTGTACCAGCCGGTGGTGTCGCCCCGCCACATGAACTCGTGGAACGGCTCGCCAATAATGGCCGGGATACCGGTGAACGAGGAGATCCTCGAATAATAGGTGTAATCCCCACCCTCTGCTTCGACAAGGATCTCGTTACCGGTCAGGGTACGGAGGTATGCCACTCCTCCGGCATCGCCCGGGTGGGACGCTGTCAGGTATTCGAGTCCGTCAAGCGACCGGCTGCCATAATTAAGGTCGAGCGGAATGGCAAAGGGGATGATGAAGAGGGCCGCAATGACGATAATAGTCAGGACCGCGCATTTCCGTGGCGGGAGAACCGGTATACGTCCGGAACGTGCAAGCCGGATTCCTGCCATGGAAAAGGCACTGATGCCAAGGATGATCCATGCCGGCAGATAGCATTTGAAGACGGTGTTCATCCGGAAGTAGGTGTCCCCCATATTGTCCTTAAGGTAGAACAGTTCGATAACGATGAGCAGCAGAAGCCCCAGTATCGCGAGGATATCCGGCAGCGTATGCTCTTTTTTTGCAAGGAAATAGATGAGGGGAATGGCAGCAATGGCTGCCGCAACATAGCCGGCAAGGACAAACGGGATCGCAACCAGCAGCAGGTACGGACGCTCACGGATATCATTTACCAGCAGCGTTAAAAAGATCGCAATAAACCAGCCGTTCACCAGCAGGAATTGGAAAGGATCCGAGGGCGTTTTTACGATCGCTATCCCCCCGGTGCTGGTCTTGAGCATGAGGTAAAACGGCAGGTAAGCGAGGACGGCAAGAGGGGGTATTACTATCAGGTGTCCCCATGACGATATTCCCTTTCCCGCTTTGCGGCAGCGCAGGATGATCAGCGCAGCAAAGATGACGGTGACCGGTGCATAGATCAGGACATCCCAGGTGTTGATCAGCGGCATGGAGCCAAGGCTGAGTGCCGCAAGCCCGCAGAGTATCCCCTTGTCCCGCGAGGATAGGGCCTCCCAGTTTTTGTAGAGATACAGGAGGATAAAGATCAGGAATACCTGGTTGAAGATCGAGATGACATGCGCGTGGAGATCCCCCCAGGTAAACGAGAAGAGGGGGTATTCGTTGATCGTATTGGTGATCGTGCGCGTGCTGTCCCAGAGAACGGTGTTCAATCCCTTG contains:
- a CDS encoding DUF2298 domain-containing protein — protein: MTPETGILSVVCWLIVVSFLQISVYPTLKKCLREYAFPLSFAASLLIFTFLTWYCGLARIPVQLALVPFFLLLAYHVYKREYSFEAVKKEWRWELVFLVFFFLMLAVRYVNPTISYAEKFMDHGFLASVMLNPVVPPLDPWFAGGSLDVYYYLGYWMFGCLGIVSGVPSNIAFNLALPTVLGIAAVTVYAIGTLLLDRFRWLPLIIFFIPNPSFFYQIALGKGLNTVLWDSTRTITNTINEYPLFSFTWGDLHAHVISIFNQVFLIFILLYLYKNWEALSSRDKGILCGLAALSLGSMPLINTWDVLIYAPVTVIFAALIILRCRKAGKGISSWGHLIVIPPLAVLAYLPFYLMLKTSTGGIAIVKTPSDPFQFLLVNGWFIAIFLTLLVNDIRERPYLLLVAIPFVLAGYVAAAIAAIPLIYFLAKKEHTLPDILAILGLLLLIVIELFYLKDNMGDTYFRMNTVFKCYLPAWIILGISAFSMAGIRLARSGRIPVLPPRKCAVLTIIVIAALFIIPFAIPLDLNYGSRSLDGLEYLTASHPGDAGGVAYLRTLTGNEILVEAEGGDYTYYSRISSFTGIPAIIGEPFHEFMWRGDTTGWYSSRLADIKTIYEDPDKTVPLMKKYNATLLYVGESEREKYTVDLPHEGLIPVYSDSDTVIYRLA
- the ndk gene encoding nucleoside-diphosphate kinase, translating into MDRTFVMVKPDGVQRGLVGEIVTRLEAKGLKLVAARFEKLSDARVNEHYKEHLSKPFFPSMKSYIMGGPCFLMVWEGKNVVAIVRKVIGATNPQEAAPGTIRGDLGIDIGRNVIHASDSPESAAREIGIHFKPAEVFTYTRIDESVLYE
- a CDS encoding 30S ribosomal protein S28e is translated as MADDATPAEVIEVVGSTGMHGEAMQVKCRILDGNNKGRIITRNTVGPIREGDVIMLLETEREAKKLSRR
- the rpl7ae gene encoding 50S ribosomal protein L7Ae, with the translated sequence MAKGYVKTEAPEELQNKALEALEVARDTGKIKKGSNEATKAIERSAALLVLIGADVEPAEIVMHLAPLCDEKKIPYIFINKQNDIGAASGLDVGSAAAAIVKPGKAKEVIEDLAKQLVALKA
- a CDS encoding 50S ribosomal protein L24e, producing MVEQHICSFCGAQLEPGTGKMFIKKDGTIFYFCSTKCQNNHKLGRVPRRVEWTAAGQKGTKKE
- a CDS encoding nitrilase-related carbon-nitrogen hydrolase encodes the protein MRCCSVQTAGVWESPEKNLIQAEQRISEAARAGAGLVAFPEQHLTGWDPKSSQNCEEITGPAVTGLRRLAKNYSIAIIGSFREAAVPKPKNTVVAIGSEGELLAQYSKIHLFTPGHEDRAFSPGTGLATFSVRGARFGLAICYDLRFPELFRLYRSEGVHAVIVPAAWPENRIRYWELFIQSRAAENQMYVVGVNTTGTTPVDRYSGSSMTADPHGTIIARAGPGEELLFYDIDPAFAETVRQEFPVNDDRKDALYVSLMRGQHGPDSR
- a CDS encoding MarC family protein, translating into MAGDMISFSLLCLSSILIIVNPLGATLTYISLTSTLETPVKMQIIRESCTIALIILVLVSVAGTIVLNVFGISLEAFRIAGGILLFGIGMEMVYAKTSRTKMTATEKYESQDSEDVAVMPLAIPMIAGPGAITTVIVLSNESAGIFSLPWLVILASVLVAVGITYLMMRNADYIIKKVGQRQYRVINRLLGMLLIAIAVQFVITGIKTAFPLMGGS